In the Polyangiaceae bacterium genome, one interval contains:
- a CDS encoding Rieske 2Fe-2S domain-containing protein, whose protein sequence is MTTRREGWFDVAALEDLNARGSAVVRVGGKQLALFGTDRGVFACNNRCPHEGYPLAEGSVDGRCVLTCNWHNWKFELKSGENLFGGDELRTYPTRVIEGRVWVELREPPIEQAHAKARERLLQAIDDDEYDRIAREAARLLRLGATAETILSDAVAHVAPHLEFGMGHAFAALPDWLGLGDESPDEADRLACVVEPLAHMARDGLRQPRFEFADSAQPYSPEALMDAIEREDRASAEALLLGALAQGEEDRELARVLTRSALRHYADFGHSAIYVQKAFEASKCLGPSARTPLLLSLVRSLSYAQRDDLLPEFRGYASALSRFGSGRDAVPGAEDFVELGAEDAMERVVAASAAPPLELHRVLLVAAAVRMLHFDVQWAERWDRPVSDNVGWLDFTHALTFANAVRELCEAEPGAWPAALLQMACFVGRNRRYVSRDLPAPWAQRGPEDVDLDRLRDRVLDHGTREPILSAHGLKTFVAVRRELAHSRDVAVLVVALERFLTTPLKLRHVRRSARQALALVSRED, encoded by the coding sequence ATGACGACACGGCGTGAGGGGTGGTTCGACGTTGCGGCGCTCGAGGACTTGAACGCTCGCGGGAGTGCGGTCGTGCGCGTGGGGGGAAAGCAACTCGCGCTGTTCGGCACCGACCGCGGGGTATTCGCCTGCAACAACCGCTGTCCCCACGAGGGCTATCCGCTGGCCGAGGGCAGCGTCGACGGACGCTGCGTTCTCACCTGTAACTGGCACAACTGGAAGTTCGAGCTGAAATCCGGGGAGAACCTCTTCGGTGGGGACGAACTACGCACCTACCCGACCCGCGTCATCGAAGGGCGCGTCTGGGTGGAGCTGCGCGAGCCTCCGATCGAGCAGGCGCACGCCAAGGCGAGGGAGCGTTTGCTCCAGGCGATCGACGACGACGAGTACGACCGCATTGCACGTGAGGCGGCTCGCCTTCTGCGGCTGGGTGCAACTGCCGAAACGATCTTGTCCGACGCGGTGGCTCATGTCGCACCGCACCTCGAGTTCGGCATGGGCCACGCCTTCGCAGCGTTGCCCGATTGGCTCGGTCTAGGAGACGAATCGCCCGACGAGGCGGATCGCCTGGCATGCGTGGTCGAACCTCTTGCCCACATGGCGCGGGATGGGTTGCGGCAACCGCGCTTCGAGTTCGCGGATAGCGCGCAGCCCTACTCCCCCGAAGCGTTGATGGACGCAATCGAGCGCGAGGATCGCGCGTCCGCCGAGGCGCTTTTGCTCGGTGCGCTGGCGCAGGGCGAGGAAGATCGCGAACTCGCGCGCGTCCTCACACGCAGCGCGCTTCGTCACTACGCCGACTTCGGGCACTCGGCGATCTACGTGCAGAAGGCCTTCGAAGCGTCGAAGTGTCTGGGGCCGTCGGCGCGTACGCCGCTATTGCTCAGCCTGGTGCGTTCGCTGAGCTATGCCCAGCGCGACGACCTGCTCCCGGAGTTCCGCGGCTATGCGTCCGCGCTCTCACGCTTCGGCAGTGGAAGGGATGCTGTGCCGGGCGCGGAGGACTTCGTGGAGCTCGGCGCCGAGGACGCCATGGAGCGGGTCGTCGCGGCGTCCGCCGCACCGCCCTTGGAGCTGCATCGCGTGTTGCTCGTCGCTGCCGCCGTGCGGATGTTGCACTTCGACGTGCAATGGGCGGAGCGTTGGGATCGCCCCGTCTCTGACAACGTGGGCTGGCTGGACTTCACCCACGCGCTGACCTTCGCCAACGCGGTACGCGAGCTTTGCGAGGCGGAGCCGGGGGCATGGCCGGCGGCGCTGCTGCAGATGGCCTGCTTCGTGGGGCGCAATCGGCGCTACGTTTCGCGTGACCTACCCGCACCTTGGGCCCAACGCGGTCCCGAGGACGTAGATCTGGACCGCCTCCGCGATCGAGTGCTCGACCACGGCACCCGCGAACCCATTCTGTCGGCGCACGGGCTCAAGACTTTCGTGGCCGTGCGACGCGAGCTGGCGCACAGCCGGGATGTCGCCGTTCTCGTCGTGGCGCTGGAGCGCTTTCTGACGACGCCCTTGAAGCTTCGCCATGTGCGCCGCAGCGCGCGACAAGCACTGGCCCTGGTTTCGCGCGAGGACTAG
- a CDS encoding family 1 glycosylhydrolase encodes MKRQALFVAFAMLCIACGGQDDDVPEPPRFGQLGSLSSAAGKGSFRFGAASAATQIEDDNSNTDWFVFTQPTSAGGLGKGKAFVGDASKGYTMAEQDVQLLVDLGLDSYRFSIEWARVEPKRDEIDEAALDHYSRFIDALLAAGIRPIVTLHHFSNPRWIHDPSDADCQNGPSDTNLCGFGHPQGGPEVVAELEEHAKLLAERFGDRVDEWGTVNEPINYLLAAYGVGAFPPGKSTLLSLLDQFVPVVRDYASAHARMYHAIKAADTIDADGDGEGASVGMSLSVAQWVPARANEPSEDPEDVAARDRLVYVFHYLWVDAMLTGRFDSDLDGTPDEDQPTWKGTLDFLGLQYYFRAGVTAANGLVPVLALTPCFSNFDFGACVPPLDSSYCVPAMGYEFWAPGLYEVLHAYSERYPALPLLVSESGIATEIGERRAENIVRSLEQIQRARREGVDVRGYYHWSLYDNFEWAEGFEPRFGLYQVDYSNYARKPTLGVDVLRQITSERRIPSTLAKRHGGTGPMTPEGPAKDSCTDG; translated from the coding sequence ATGAAACGACAGGCTCTGTTTGTTGCATTCGCGATGCTCTGCATCGCTTGTGGGGGACAAGACGACGACGTGCCGGAACCTCCGCGCTTTGGGCAGCTTGGATCCCTCTCGTCCGCGGCGGGCAAGGGAAGTTTTCGTTTCGGAGCCGCGAGCGCTGCGACGCAGATCGAAGACGACAACTCCAACACGGACTGGTTCGTGTTCACCCAGCCGACCAGCGCAGGCGGTCTGGGAAAGGGCAAGGCCTTCGTGGGGGACGCCTCGAAGGGCTACACGATGGCCGAGCAGGACGTACAGCTGCTCGTGGACTTGGGCCTCGATTCCTACCGTTTCAGTATCGAATGGGCGCGAGTGGAACCGAAACGCGACGAGATCGACGAAGCCGCACTGGATCACTACTCGCGCTTCATCGACGCCCTGCTGGCGGCCGGCATCCGCCCCATCGTGACCCTGCATCATTTCTCCAATCCGCGTTGGATTCACGATCCCAGCGACGCCGACTGCCAGAACGGCCCCTCCGACACCAACCTGTGTGGTTTTGGCCACCCCCAAGGCGGCCCGGAGGTGGTCGCAGAACTGGAAGAGCACGCCAAGCTGCTGGCCGAGCGCTTCGGCGACCGGGTGGACGAATGGGGCACCGTGAACGAGCCCATCAACTACTTGCTCGCAGCCTATGGGGTTGGCGCCTTCCCCCCTGGCAAGAGCACGCTATTGTCGCTCTTGGATCAGTTCGTTCCTGTGGTGCGTGACTACGCCTCCGCCCATGCGCGGATGTACCACGCGATCAAGGCAGCCGACACCATCGATGCCGACGGCGACGGTGAGGGCGCATCGGTCGGCATGTCGCTGTCCGTCGCGCAATGGGTCCCGGCGCGAGCCAACGAGCCCAGTGAGGATCCCGAGGACGTCGCCGCACGCGATCGGCTGGTCTACGTGTTCCACTACCTGTGGGTGGACGCGATGCTGACGGGCCGCTTCGACTCGGATCTCGATGGAACCCCCGACGAGGATCAGCCGACCTGGAAGGGCACATTGGATTTCCTCGGACTGCAGTACTACTTCCGCGCCGGTGTCACCGCGGCCAATGGCTTGGTGCCGGTGCTCGCACTCACACCCTGCTTCTCGAACTTCGACTTTGGCGCTTGTGTGCCACCGCTGGATTCGAGCTACTGCGTTCCCGCAATGGGCTACGAGTTTTGGGCGCCAGGTCTGTACGAGGTGCTGCATGCCTACTCGGAGCGCTATCCGGCGCTTCCGCTGTTGGTGAGCGAAAGCGGGATTGCCACGGAAATCGGCGAAAGACGTGCGGAGAACATCGTTCGCTCCCTAGAGCAGATTCAGCGCGCACGTCGCGAGGGAGTGGACGTGCGCGGCTACTACCACTGGAGCCTCTACGACAACTTCGAGTGGGCGGAGGGCTTCGAACCGCGCTTTGGGCTGTACCAGGTCGATTACTCGAACTACGCGCGCAAGCCGACCCTGGGCGTCGACGTGTTGCGGCAGATCACTTCGGAGCGACGCATTCCGTCCACCTTGGCGAAACGTCACGGTGGCACCGGTCCCATGACTCCGGAAGGCCCCGCCAAGGACTCCTGCACCGACGGCTGA
- a CDS encoding GNAT family N-acetyltransferase encodes MTREPAIRLANPDDAAAFAAVVARGFAETRHFPMPSSALDEDEADIRVALERGAGLLASLEGQVVGCARFRFDPTESSGSSRPRLFFSRLCVVPEARRRGVARSMLSALEAEARAAGADGLAMTVRSQQPDNRPFWLRLGFVITGYSERYGIEDMVTHMERPILEGRPKAGVET; translated from the coding sequence GTGACCCGGGAGCCCGCGATTCGACTGGCGAACCCCGATGACGCCGCTGCCTTCGCAGCCGTCGTGGCTCGCGGATTCGCAGAGACGCGGCACTTCCCCATGCCGTCGAGCGCCCTGGACGAAGACGAGGCGGACATTCGAGTCGCACTCGAGCGCGGCGCGGGATTGCTCGCCTCGCTCGAGGGTCAGGTCGTGGGTTGCGCCCGCTTCCGATTCGACCCGACCGAGTCGTCAGGCAGCTCGCGACCGCGCCTGTTCTTCTCCCGGCTGTGCGTGGTGCCCGAAGCACGGAGGCGCGGCGTGGCTCGCTCGATGCTCTCGGCCCTGGAGGCCGAGGCACGAGCCGCGGGCGCCGACGGCTTGGCAATGACAGTACGTTCGCAGCAACCCGACAATCGGCCCTTTTGGCTGCGACTCGGGTTCGTCATCACGGGCTACTCGGAGCGCTACGGTATCGAGGACATGGTGACCCACATGGAGCGGCCGATCCTCGAGGGGCGCCCAAAGGCAGGAGTCGAAACATGA
- a CDS encoding MoxR family ATPase, whose protein sequence is MQDVRALNELVAKESAFVDDLLAEVGKVIVGQSYMIDRILVGLLAGGHVLLEGVPGLAKTLTVRTVCDAIHASFARVQFTPDLLPADLVGTVIYNQKTGEFTSKLGPIFANLVLADEINRAPAKVQSALLEAMQERQVTIGDATHELPDPFVVMATQNPIEQEGTYPLPEAQVDRFMLMVKVGYPSRDEERAVMDRMTSVVQAKAKPVTSPEDLAKARQVVREVYMDDRVKDYIVDVVLATREPGQRGLKDLGPLIEFGASPRASIALNLAARAHAFLRHRGYVTPEDVKAVGPDVLRHRIILSYEAEAEEVTAEDIVRKVFEVVEVP, encoded by the coding sequence ATGCAAGATGTCCGCGCGCTGAACGAGTTGGTGGCGAAAGAGAGCGCCTTCGTCGATGACCTCTTGGCAGAGGTCGGCAAGGTCATCGTCGGCCAGAGCTACATGATCGACCGAATTCTGGTGGGCTTGCTCGCTGGCGGTCACGTGCTGCTGGAGGGCGTGCCGGGATTGGCCAAAACGCTGACCGTGCGCACGGTGTGCGACGCCATCCACGCCAGCTTCGCGCGTGTTCAGTTCACTCCCGATCTGTTGCCGGCGGACCTGGTAGGAACCGTCATCTACAATCAAAAGACCGGCGAGTTCACCAGCAAGCTCGGCCCCATCTTCGCCAACCTGGTCTTGGCCGATGAGATCAACCGTGCGCCGGCGAAGGTGCAAAGCGCGCTGCTGGAGGCCATGCAGGAACGTCAGGTCACCATCGGCGACGCCACCCACGAGCTGCCGGACCCCTTCGTGGTGATGGCCACGCAAAACCCCATCGAGCAAGAGGGCACCTACCCGCTACCCGAAGCGCAGGTCGACCGCTTCATGCTGATGGTGAAAGTCGGCTACCCCTCACGGGACGAAGAGCGCGCGGTGATGGATCGCATGACCAGCGTCGTACAGGCGAAGGCCAAGCCCGTCACCTCCCCCGAGGACCTCGCCAAGGCACGCCAAGTCGTGCGCGAAGTCTACATGGACGACCGCGTCAAAGACTACATCGTGGACGTAGTGCTCGCGACTCGCGAACCTGGGCAACGCGGCCTGAAGGATCTGGGCCCGCTGATCGAGTTCGGTGCCAGCCCGCGCGCCAGCATCGCGCTCAACCTGGCAGCCCGCGCGCATGCGTTCCTGCGTCATCGCGGCTACGTCACCCCCGAAGACGTGAAGGCGGTGGGGCCGGACGTGTTACGCCACCGCATCATCCTGTCCTACGAAGCCGAAGCCGAGGAAGTGACCGCTGAGGACATCGTGCGTAAGGTCTTCGAGGTGGTCGAAGTTCCCTGA
- a CDS encoding DUF58 domain-containing protein — MIPKELLKALRKIEITTNRLATEQLSGNYTSVFKGRGLAFREVRQYQPGDDVRTIDWNVSARTNEAHVKVFVEEREMTVMLVVDLSASEQFGTRRAPKSRVAAEVAALCAFSAIKHNDRVGLILSTDQIEQIVPPKKGQKHVMRVVREILGANPERPGTDLTVALETLYNVAHRRSVAFVLSDFFASGYERALSLASARHDVIPCLLFDPRDEELVDVGLARFEDLETGEEVLVDTSDAKVRAWYSHQMKNHRRRQIQLFRKLGLDHVVIRTDQSYVRPLRDLFARRARRARR; from the coding sequence GTGATACCCAAGGAGCTGCTCAAGGCCCTGCGCAAGATCGAGATTACGACCAATCGACTTGCAACGGAGCAGCTGTCCGGCAACTACACGTCGGTGTTCAAGGGCCGCGGCCTCGCGTTTCGCGAGGTTCGACAGTACCAACCCGGGGACGACGTTCGGACCATCGATTGGAACGTCAGCGCGCGCACGAACGAAGCCCACGTGAAGGTCTTCGTCGAAGAACGCGAGATGACGGTGATGCTGGTCGTAGATCTCTCCGCCAGCGAGCAATTCGGCACGCGTCGCGCGCCGAAGTCCCGCGTCGCCGCAGAGGTGGCGGCGCTGTGTGCATTCTCCGCCATCAAGCACAACGATCGCGTGGGACTGATTCTCTCTACGGATCAAATCGAGCAGATCGTGCCGCCGAAGAAGGGGCAGAAGCACGTGATGCGGGTGGTGCGAGAAATCCTGGGTGCCAACCCCGAGCGGCCGGGAACGGACCTGACCGTGGCGCTGGAAACCCTCTACAACGTGGCCCACCGTCGCAGCGTGGCCTTCGTGCTCTCCGACTTCTTCGCCTCGGGCTACGAGCGCGCGCTGTCTTTGGCCTCCGCCCGCCACGACGTGATCCCCTGCTTGCTGTTCGACCCGCGTGACGAAGAACTCGTAGACGTGGGTCTGGCACGCTTCGAAGACTTGGAGACCGGCGAAGAGGTGCTGGTAGACACCAGCGATGCAAAGGTGCGTGCCTGGTACTCGCACCAAATGAAGAACCACCGACGTCGGCAGATCCAGCTGTTTCGCAAGCTCGGACTGGATCACGTGGTGATCCGAACGGATCAGTCCTACGTGCGTCCGCTGCGAGATCTGTTCGCTCGACGGGCTCGGAGGGCCCGGCGGTGA
- a CDS encoding VWA domain-containing protein: MKDTTRRSLIRAAVLVLASLSALVLGLLYPGLVRGPELLEASWRHPWVLLLLLLLPFVFWRATLGEDNRTPRLKLGTVAPFARGPRGLRVWLRDVPGVLRSVGLGLAILALARPVNTLRPQTSDERGIDIVLVLDLSGSMQAVIDNLPRDLSKYVTRRDARIRPTRLDAAKAVIRDFISRRKTDRIGVVVFGKDAYVLSPPTLDYHLLDALVSRMELKLIDGSATAIGDASGVAVARLRRSHAASKAVILLTDGDNNSGAISPEYAAHLANVVGAKVFTIQIGDGEIAEVQDGFDLFGQPRYISVPFPANPELLERLAKQTGGESYVATDAQTLQASFHDVLDKLEKTRFEAGTASFEDLYRFLLLPAVLLLALDALLRALVLRRFP, from the coding sequence GTGAAGGACACGACGCGGCGCTCTCTGATCCGGGCAGCGGTGCTCGTGCTCGCGTCGCTCTCGGCGCTGGTCCTTGGCCTGCTGTACCCAGGCTTGGTCCGCGGCCCCGAGTTGCTCGAAGCGTCTTGGCGACACCCCTGGGTGCTCCTGCTGCTGCTGCTGCTGCCCTTCGTCTTCTGGCGCGCTACCCTCGGGGAGGACAACCGCACGCCGCGACTCAAACTCGGCACCGTCGCTCCCTTCGCCCGCGGTCCACGCGGGCTGCGAGTCTGGTTGCGCGACGTTCCTGGCGTCCTTCGCAGCGTCGGGTTGGGACTTGCCATCCTGGCCTTGGCTCGACCGGTCAATACCCTCCGGCCACAGACGAGCGATGAGCGAGGAATCGACATCGTGCTGGTGCTGGATCTCTCGGGCAGCATGCAGGCGGTGATCGACAACCTTCCACGAGATCTGTCCAAGTACGTCACGCGGCGCGACGCGCGCATCCGCCCTACGCGTTTGGACGCGGCCAAGGCAGTGATTCGCGATTTCATCTCGCGGCGCAAGACGGACCGAATCGGTGTGGTCGTGTTCGGCAAAGATGCCTACGTGCTGTCGCCCCCGACCCTGGACTATCACTTGCTCGACGCCTTGGTTTCGCGCATGGAGCTGAAGCTAATCGACGGGAGCGCAACCGCCATCGGGGATGCCTCGGGCGTAGCGGTGGCCCGCTTGCGCCGAAGTCATGCCGCCAGCAAAGCAGTCATTCTGCTGACCGACGGGGACAACAACTCCGGCGCGATTTCCCCGGAGTACGCCGCGCACCTGGCGAACGTGGTGGGTGCCAAGGTGTTCACGATTCAGATCGGCGACGGCGAGATCGCCGAGGTACAGGATGGTTTCGACCTGTTCGGTCAGCCGCGCTACATTTCGGTGCCTTTCCCGGCCAATCCGGAGCTGCTCGAACGCCTAGCCAAGCAGACCGGGGGCGAAAGCTACGTCGCGACCGACGCCCAGACGCTGCAGGCGAGCTTCCACGACGTCCTGGACAAGCTCGAGAAGACGCGCTTCGAAGCCGGGACCGCCAGCTTCGAAGACCTCTATCGTTTTCTGCTGCTACCTGCGGTCTTGCTGCTGGCTCTGGATGCGTTGCTTCGAGCGCTGGTGCTGCGGAGGTTCCCATGA
- a CDS encoding VWA domain-containing protein encodes MKLAEPLWLLGALLALVIAALLVSGGVLLVRAVRRFGDEDRIESLVTAKAGGRRAFKGVLIVLATLAAFIALAGPQYGRGTRLIPATNLDVVIVLDYSKSMYAQDVAPSRIARAKNEVGRLIADLPGARVGAVAFAGEPLAFPLTSDGAAIAQFFRQLSPNDLPVGGTAIARALEAARELMARDPLSKKHKRVIVLVTDGEDLEGDPVAVARAAANEGTTINVVQIGGRTPEPIPEVDESGEVTGMRTDDDGKPLTTQLTADGEAQLAKIASESGGYIVQSERGGTGIREVAARMRKLMTEELSEKVETVYADVYAYPLALALLLLLLETFIGEAPRHKPRPKLPPPPPRRRFRKKAGRAVALGLGASLVLSGVGCETVDRIFTRNAPEVDEAIKQLDGGDASAAASLLARYLGTGPCESGNIGAPDSVKHKSNAGFDLGLALFDVAEGFGARFGDEDKEDEDTLSPEAESALAARRAEVDCGLRIALTVAADATQPLDLRARAHYLAGNLEFLRRNYRAAVEHYDRALQLVPGLPDDAGDPIGRDAAWNRAIALRRAEDEDNKDASPDRAPDSEPDAPDSSDGGDSGGGSDGGDEGGNDGGGDGGPDGSNQNRNPDAGSDGGGGQDSGPPEDGGSPPQNPDRERNPNQDDRMLDMLERAPTLQQEAARNRALRQGGSRGMEDK; translated from the coding sequence ATGAAGCTGGCGGAACCGCTGTGGCTCTTGGGCGCGCTGCTGGCGCTGGTGATTGCCGCCTTGCTCGTTTCCGGCGGCGTGCTCTTGGTGCGGGCGGTCAGGCGCTTCGGGGACGAGGACCGCATCGAGAGCTTGGTCACCGCCAAGGCCGGCGGCCGCCGAGCGTTCAAAGGCGTGCTCATCGTACTTGCTACGCTGGCAGCCTTCATCGCCCTGGCGGGGCCACAGTACGGCCGGGGCACGCGGCTGATCCCGGCGACCAATCTCGATGTGGTGATCGTGCTCGACTACTCGAAGAGCATGTACGCCCAAGATGTCGCGCCCTCGCGCATCGCGCGGGCGAAGAACGAAGTCGGACGCCTGATCGCGGACTTGCCCGGCGCACGGGTGGGCGCGGTGGCGTTCGCAGGCGAACCCCTCGCCTTCCCTCTGACCAGCGACGGCGCGGCCATTGCGCAGTTCTTCCGCCAGCTGTCCCCCAACGACTTGCCCGTCGGCGGCACGGCGATCGCACGCGCCTTGGAGGCAGCTCGAGAGCTGATGGCGCGCGACCCGTTGTCGAAGAAGCACAAGCGGGTGATCGTACTGGTGACCGACGGCGAAGACCTGGAAGGGGATCCCGTAGCCGTGGCCCGCGCCGCGGCGAACGAGGGCACTACCATCAACGTGGTGCAGATTGGTGGCCGGACGCCCGAGCCCATTCCGGAGGTCGACGAAAGCGGCGAAGTCACGGGCATGCGCACCGACGACGACGGCAAGCCGCTGACCACACAGCTCACTGCCGACGGGGAAGCACAACTCGCGAAGATTGCCTCCGAGAGCGGCGGCTACATCGTGCAAAGTGAGCGGGGAGGAACGGGGATTCGCGAAGTAGCGGCGCGCATGCGCAAGCTGATGACCGAGGAACTGAGCGAGAAAGTGGAGACGGTCTACGCCGATGTGTACGCCTATCCCCTGGCCCTCGCGCTGTTGCTGTTGTTGCTCGAGACCTTCATTGGCGAAGCGCCGCGCCACAAGCCGCGCCCCAAGCTCCCCCCGCCCCCGCCACGGCGCCGCTTTCGCAAGAAGGCCGGGCGCGCGGTTGCCCTTGGCCTGGGCGCTTCGCTGGTGCTGAGTGGTGTGGGCTGCGAGACCGTCGACCGCATCTTCACCCGCAACGCGCCGGAAGTCGACGAAGCGATCAAGCAGCTGGACGGTGGCGATGCGAGCGCCGCCGCGTCCTTGCTGGCGCGCTACTTGGGCACCGGCCCCTGCGAGTCTGGCAACATCGGCGCTCCCGACTCGGTCAAACACAAGTCCAACGCCGGCTTCGATCTGGGCCTCGCGCTGTTCGACGTTGCCGAGGGTTTCGGCGCGCGCTTCGGCGATGAAGACAAGGAAGACGAAGACACGCTCAGCCCCGAAGCCGAGTCCGCGCTCGCGGCAAGACGCGCCGAGGTGGACTGTGGCCTCCGTATCGCTTTGACAGTCGCCGCGGACGCTACTCAACCTCTGGATCTGCGCGCACGCGCTCACTACTTGGCAGGCAATCTGGAGTTTCTGCGCCGGAACTATCGGGCCGCCGTCGAGCACTACGACCGCGCCTTGCAGCTGGTGCCGGGACTGCCGGACGACGCAGGCGACCCGATTGGCCGCGATGCCGCGTGGAACCGCGCCATTGCGCTGCGTCGTGCCGAGGACGAAGACAACAAGGACGCGAGCCCAGATCGTGCTCCAGATTCGGAGCCTGACGCCCCGGATTCCTCCGACGGTGGGGACAGCGGTGGAGGAAGCGACGGCGGGGATGAAGGTGGCAACGACGGCGGTGGCGACGGCGGCCCCGACGGATCGAATCAAAACCGAAACCCCGACGCCGGCTCAGATGGTGGTGGCGGCCAAGACTCTGGGCCCCCCGAAGACGGCGGCAGTCCGCCGCAGAACCCGGACCGCGAGCGCAATCCCAATCAAGACGACCGGATGCTCGACATGCTGGAGCGCGCGCCTACGCTCCAACAGGAAGCTGCTCGCAATCGCGCTTTGCGCCAGGGCGGAAGCCGGGGCATGGAGGACAAGTGA
- a CDS encoding BatD family protein: MNPRGALVSIVTAAVLLSAPRAAVAAGSVSLQVSTHKPEVGEAFTVQLVALVDRGSTIPQSPKLRTAPGLTTRGPDISTQTRVNIVGGQVIAKIGIAATWTVTASKPGTYTLGPGSIIIDGKQQLTKAVSVNVVPAQAKPRAPGFDPFDPFSFPGMPKIPGLTTDDEEDNEDELSLLPPFPEEFRLGRPLDAVAFLRAEVSPRRAVVGEQVTLAVYAYGKRGPFRETHTSEPSREAFLAYTLLENSYAEPLYRVPVGENVWHAKKIRELALFPISAGKLTIGAMRMGFEGRGYASDGPHRGLVRYSNALELEVSEPPVSGRPPGYRIGDVGRYTLTASVTPREIVAGESVSIVARLEGTGNVPYALRIPQQHDVEWLEPNIVDDVSARGSTIGGKRTFSYVVRVDKAGDVDLGQLSLPYWDPERGRYEVAQTALGNVKVGAGSKQAAAEPAKADPLSALATPRTALRPLPSQSSPASRNPWFFPVLFAPPLLVVSAWGARRGMAHLRRRAESRAGDLARRARQALVQAKEADKADANLEVASHVERAVFLAIEHGAGLRARAVLRDELLGQLRERDVKEELADAVIRTLAACDDVRFAGESASDLLSSGREVVSALLDRASVRGGS; this comes from the coding sequence GTGAATCCGCGCGGTGCTCTTGTCAGCATCGTCACGGCGGCGGTGCTGCTCTCGGCGCCTCGAGCGGCCGTGGCGGCGGGAAGCGTGTCGCTGCAGGTATCCACGCACAAGCCAGAGGTGGGAGAAGCTTTCACTGTGCAACTCGTCGCCCTGGTCGATCGAGGCAGCACGATTCCGCAATCCCCCAAGTTGCGCACGGCGCCCGGACTCACGACCCGCGGCCCCGACATCTCGACGCAGACGCGCGTGAACATCGTCGGCGGCCAAGTCATCGCCAAGATCGGGATCGCGGCGACCTGGACCGTGACGGCGTCGAAGCCAGGCACTTACACGCTGGGCCCGGGCAGCATCATCATCGACGGCAAGCAACAGTTGACCAAGGCCGTGAGCGTCAACGTCGTGCCGGCGCAGGCAAAACCCCGAGCACCCGGCTTCGACCCCTTCGATCCGTTTTCCTTTCCGGGCATGCCCAAGATCCCCGGGCTGACCACGGACGACGAGGAGGACAACGAAGACGAGCTGTCGCTGCTACCACCCTTTCCGGAGGAGTTCAGACTCGGGCGACCTCTCGACGCCGTAGCGTTCTTGCGCGCGGAAGTGTCCCCGCGCCGCGCCGTCGTGGGGGAGCAGGTGACCCTCGCCGTGTATGCCTACGGCAAGCGCGGTCCCTTTCGCGAGACGCACACCTCTGAACCGAGCCGCGAAGCCTTCCTGGCCTACACGCTGCTGGAGAACTCCTACGCCGAGCCTCTGTATCGCGTGCCCGTGGGAGAAAACGTATGGCATGCGAAGAAGATCCGCGAGCTCGCGCTGTTCCCGATCTCCGCAGGCAAGCTGACCATTGGCGCGATGCGCATGGGCTTCGAGGGCCGCGGCTACGCCTCTGACGGACCGCACCGCGGGTTGGTGCGTTACAGCAACGCGTTGGAACTCGAGGTGAGCGAACCACCTGTGAGTGGTCGTCCTCCAGGTTACAGGATCGGCGACGTGGGACGATACACGCTGACCGCCAGCGTCACGCCCCGGGAAATCGTCGCGGGCGAGTCGGTCAGCATCGTTGCAAGACTCGAAGGCACGGGAAATGTGCCCTACGCGCTTCGTATTCCACAGCAGCACGACGTGGAGTGGCTGGAGCCCAACATCGTGGACGACGTGAGCGCGCGCGGCTCGACCATCGGCGGCAAGCGCACCTTCAGCTACGTCGTGCGGGTCGACAAGGCCGGCGATGTGGATCTCGGGCAGCTCTCATTGCCCTATTGGGATCCGGAGCGCGGCCGCTACGAAGTCGCGCAGACCGCGCTCGGCAACGTGAAGGTCGGCGCTGGCAGCAAGCAAGCTGCAGCGGAGCCAGCCAAGGCCGACCCCTTGAGCGCGCTCGCGACTCCGCGCACCGCCCTGCGCCCGCTGCCGTCGCAGTCGTCCCCCGCGAGCCGCAATCCCTGGTTCTTCCCTGTCCTGTTCGCCCCACCACTGCTCGTCGTCTCCGCCTGGGGCGCACGACGAGGCATGGCGCACCTTCGGCGGCGCGCCGAGTCTCGTGCTGGTGACCTTGCACGACGGGCGCGCCAAGCTCTGGTCCAGGCGAAGGAAGCAGACAAAGCCGACGCGAACCTGGAAGTGGCATCCCACGTCGAGCGCGCCGTGTTCCTCGCCATCGAACACGGCGCCGGGCTGCGCGCGCGCGCCGTGCTTCGTGACGAACTTCTTGGACAGCTTCGTGAGCGCGACGTGAAAGAGGAGCTTGCCGACGCAGTCATCCGGACGCTCGCAGCATGTGACGACGTGCGCTTCGCTGGTGAGTCAGCCAGTGATCTGCTCAGCTCGGGTCGAGAGGTGGTGAGCGCGCTGTTGGATCGGGCGTCCGTTCGGGGGGGCTCGTGA